GTGCTCCGTCAGGCCCGAGGCCTGGCGCATGCCCTGGTGGAAAAGGGGGCCGTGGAGGAGGGTGCGCTGATGGAAGCCCGGGAGCGGCTCGACGGTGATAGCCAGGATTGGCTCTACCCCTCGACGGAGCACCGCTTGGCCAAGGCCCGCGATGCTTATGCGGGGGTGCTCGCTGGATTCAACGATCAGCGACTGGCGCTGCCCGCCGAAGGCGATGTGCCGGCCTATTGGCTGTCCCGGGTGGCGCGGCGACTGGATGAGCTGACCTATCGCCTGTCGGCCAGCGTCGCCGACCCCGAGGCCCTGCGCGAGCTTGAGGTGGACGTCGACCAGCTGCCGGGGCGCACCCCTTGGTATCGCGTCGATGACATCTTCTTCGAGGCCCGTGGTCAGGCGTGGGCCCTTGAGCATCTGCTGGCGGCCATGGTGGCCGACTACGGCGATGTGGTGGCGGCCGCCGATGCCGAAGGGCTGGTGGAGCGCTTAAGTGCCGAGCTCGAGCAGGCCCAGCGGCGGCTGTGGAGCCCCGTAGTGCTCAATGGCACGGGGTTCGGCGTCTTCGCCAACCACTCGCTGATGATGGCCGCCTATACCCAGCGCGCCGCGCAGCTGGTTGAAGCGCTCTCGGGTCGCCTGGCTGGGGTCAGTGCGCCGGACGCGCCGTCTGATCCGTCCGCGCAGCAGCCCACGGCCGCCGAGGCAGCCACCCAGACAGAAACTCAGACAGAAACTCAGACAGAAACTCAGACAGAAACTCAGACAGAAACTCAGACAGAAACTCAGACAGAAACTCAGACAGAACCCCGGCCGGAAGCCCGGCCGGAAGCCCAGGCGCCGGCAGCCGGTGAGGCGTCGTCGGATGGGCAGGCCCAGGTGTCCGTCGAGAACGAGCAGGGCGCCGAGGCCGTCGACGCCACGTCCGATGCGGCTGTGTCCTCGACAGGCGAAAGCACTGATGACAGTGCAGGTGCCGAGAGCGCCGATCATGAAGCCGGTGCCGGCGAGCAGGCAGGGGCTGATGCTGCTGGGGCCGATGGAGCGACTGAGAGCGCCGGTCAAGTAAGCCCCTCGGCATCGGCCGCTTCATCGTCTGGCAGTGCTGAGGCGAGTGGCAGTGAGCCGTCGGCTGAATCGACAGATGACGAGGTGGCGACCCAGGGGGAAGGCTGAACGTCGTCCAGTCGCGAGGAAGACAGCACGAAGAAGGGGCGCTCAATGAGCGCCCCTTCTTCCTTTTTCTACTCTGTTTCGGGCATCGCGCCTTCAGCCTTGACGACTTACCTCGCGATGTCCGCGAAAGGCAAGCTCGGTTCAGGCCTTCTCATAGGCGGCGGCGGCCTTCTCGATGGCCTTGCGGGCGGCATCGGCGCCGTCCCAGGACTCGACCTTGACCCACTTGCCCTTCTCGAGATCCTTGTAGTTCTCGAAGAAGTGGGCGATCTGCTGGCGCAGCAGCTCGGGCAGGTCGGTCACTTCCTGGATGTCGTCGTACAGGGCGGTGAGCTTCTGGTGCGGCACGCAGACCAGCTTGGCGTCTTCGCCGGCTTCGTCGGTCATGTTCAGGATGCCGACCGGACGGGCACGAATCACGCTGCCCGGCTGCACCGGGTAGGGAGTGACCACCAGTGCATCCAGGGCATCGCCGTCGTCGGCCAGGGTGTTCGGGATGTAGCCGTAGTTGGCCGGATAGAACATCGGCGTGGCCATGAAGCGGTCGACCAGCAGCGCGTCCAGGTCCTTGTCGATCTCGTACTTGATCGGTGCGTGGTTGGCGGGGATCTCGATGGCGACATAGACGTCGTTGGGGAGATCTTTGCCGGCGGGGATCTTGTCGAAGCTCATCGTGGCGTCCTTGGGTGGGCAGTAATCGTTGCCTGTTTAGTCCGGCGAATTATACGAACTGCGTGGCGTGATTACCAATGCGACCAAGGCCGCCAGCCCCTGAGGCGCCTTCGAGCGTGTATGATAGGCCTGCCCTTCGTCGGGAGGGCGTGTGGCCGCCGGATCAAGGAGAAAAGCAGGTGGATTCCGAGTTAGCGCTGAGCGTGGGGCAAGCCTTCGTGGCCCCCGAACGGCGACATCACCGCAGTTCGATGTCGGTGCGCATACCCGAGTCTCGATTGTTGGCGCTGAAGGGCGCCTGCGCACTGATCAGCGACTCGAGCTCCCGCAATGCTATTGCCAAGCAGGCCGGCGAACTCAGCGTGCGCGGCTTTCTGGCCGACTATATCTCGACTCCCGAGCACTGGGACATCAAGACCTCGGCCACCCGAGTGCTGCGGGCGCTCAATGGCTGGTGTCACAGCCAGAGCGGCCATGTCTCCGGGGGCAGCTACGTCTGCTCGCTGTCGGCGATGATCTATCGGGGCCGCGAGGCGCACCTCTTTCACATGGGCGACACTCTGATCTTTCGCCTGCGTGGCGCCGAGTTCGAACAGCTCTCCCGGGATCATGTCACTGACCTCGGCGGCTATCGCTACCCGTCCCGGGCGCTGGGCATGGACGCCAACCTGGACATCGATTATGTCACGCTGCCCCTGAAGCAGGGCGATATCTTCCTGTTCACCACCCAGGCGGTGCGCGGCACTCTGATGCCCTCCGATTACGTGCAGCTGATTCGAAAGGACGCCAGCGATCTGGATGCCGCCTGCGAGCGACTGGCCGCCACTGCCTTGGAGCGGGCACAGGAGCGAGGCTACGGGGGGGAGCAGTTCTGTTTCCAGCTGGTGCGCCTCGACCGGCTCCCGGAAGAAGTCGCCGAAGTGCCGGAGCGGCTCTATGGCGATCTCCCCGTGCCGCCGGAGCTGAGCCCGGGGCAGCGGCTCGATGGCCTGGAGGTTCGGGACGTCCTGTCCCGCACGGCCCAGTCACGGGTCTATCGAGTGCTCGATCCGCGCAGCGGCCGCGAGATGGTCATGAAGGCGCCGAGTCCCGAGCTTTCCAACCGCAACGCCTACCTGGAGCACTTCCTGCTGCAGCAGTGGGTCGTCGAGAGGGTCAGGTCGCCCTTCGTGGCTCGAGTCGTGGAGCCCGCGCGCCCGCGCACCCATCTCTACTACCTGATGAACCTGGTGGAGGGCGAGCGGCTGTCCGACTGGGCCCAGCGTCATCCCCGGGCGACCCTGGCCCAGCGGCTGGATATTGCCCGCCAGCTGGCCAAGGCGGTGCAGGCCCTGCATCGTCGTGACCTGCTGCATCAGCAGATCCATCCCGACAATATTCTGGTGGATACCCATGGTCAGGTGGTGCTGGCCGACTTCAGTGCCTGCCGGCTGCGTGAGGGCGACGGGCACAAGCAGTCGCGGGAGCTGGCTCGTCAGCTGGGTCTCACCGAACACAGTGCGCCGGAGTATGCCCTGGACGACGATGTAGGACGACGCAGCGATCAGTACGCCCTGGCGTCGACGATCTACTGGTTGCTGACCGGCGGTTTGCCCTACGATGTGCCGCCGCATCAGTTGAGAAGCCATACCGACCTGGAGCGGCTGAGCTACCGAAGCGCGTCCCTGCAGAACCCGGAGGTGCCTCAGGCACTGGACGAGGCCCTGAGGCGCGCCCTGGACCCGCAGCGGGCGCTGCGTTTCCGCCGCCTCTCGGAGCTTCTGGTGGCGCTGCGCGAACCGCGCCGTGAGGGGGAGCTCGCCAAGGCATCGACCTCGGCCCCCGGCCGTTTCTGGCCGGGGGTGGCGGGGCTGCTGCTGGCGCTGCTGGTGGTGTCCTGGCTGCTGCGCTAGATTTTGTCCGAAAAGTCTAATTTGCTAATGCTTTCCATGCCTCAACTCCATAGGTTACGCATGGCAGGACGCTACGAACTCTCCGACGCAAGCCAAGCTAGCAGGTGTTCTGATACACCGTCTCACCACCTTAGACAATGGGTCGCCCGCGCAGGGATGGCCGCCAAATGCTGAACGGGATCTTTTGGATCTTGTGCTCCGGCGCCAAATGGCGTGATCTCCCGGAGAGGTATGGTTCCTGGAAGACGATGTGTGACCGCTCCCGGCAATGGCGAGACGATGGCACTTTCGAGGCGGTTCTAGATCGGCTCCACCTCAAGCTGTGTGAGGATGGGCTGATGGATCCCGGCACGTGGGTGATCGACTCGACATCGATCCGCGCTCCCCGAACAGCCTCTGGAGGCGGCAAAAAGGAGTTAGCAAGACCCCGTAGACCATGCCTTGGGACGGAGTCGAGGCGGTCTGACGACCAAGATTCACATGGTCTGTGATCGGCAGGGATGGCCGCTGACCTTCACTCTGTCGGCCAGGACAGGACTCAGAGACATGGCACTTTATTTCCACCATGGAGCGCGTTCAACTGCCTGCCCCCTCCGCCACGATGAAGCGAAAACCGCGTCCTGGTGCTCCGTGGGACTTCGATAAGCCTCGCTATCGAGAGCGAAACATCATTGAGCGTTGTTTCGGCTGGATCAAGGAACTGTGCCGGGCCTGCACCCGTTACGACAAGTTGGTCAGCAGTTTCGGGGCAATGATATGCCTTGCTTGCATAGACCGTTGCTTGCGTGCCGACTTTTCAGACAGAACCTAGTAGAAATTATGGCATTCGGCAGGTTAGTCATAAAAAACAGCCCTAAGGTGGTAACTACTGTTTTCTTGAGCAGCTTAGCGATCAACTGGAGATGGTGCTTCGTCGACATCAGTATGCTCAGCCGACTGAGGCTGGCCGCGCTGTTTAATGCTGCGTACAGCCTAAGCGGGAAGCACATCCAATATTGGCCGCATGCGCGTACCAAGGCGCTGCGTTGTCGCCAAGATTTTCCTGATCGGCATTCTGGTAGCGCGGAATCTGCATGGGGCTAAATCAACATGAGGAGACGAAGAAACTCATTTATCAGATTTTGATACCAGGCGATAATTTATATAGATTAACATATACAAATATAATGTATCAGTAACAGCGACGCCACACGCTAGGTGAAGGCTTGAGACGGGTACGACAGCGGTACTGATGCGAGACAGCCACCATAATCTGCAGACGTCGCTGCTCCATTCTTCCTCGGTAGCAGCAATAAAAACATGGTCGACCTATCAGTCTGAACTGTTGCGGCAGCTGTTTTTCTCGCGGCATCCCCATGCACCTTGGGTCTGCCTGGCCATAGCAGGCATGGATCATGCTGCCGGCGAGGATGCCGCGATGGGGCTCTAAATGGCGCTTATCGCTTCTTGATTGGTGCGCTCGGCTCTTGAAACGCACCGAGTCGGCAACACCCTCGCAGGCGGATACGCCTGCCATTCAACACCCAAAGGAGAAGAAATTTGAAACGCATCACATTGCTTTCCGTGCTGCTGCTCAGTGGCTGTACCACTGTGAAGTACAACGGCTCACCCCTGTCGGTAGACGAGGTGAACTATCCGCCCGTCGGGAAGGAAGTGACCGCCTACGTGGGCGATCACATGGTGGACAAAGGCATCCTGATGGAAGAGCAGGTGCTGGTCGTGAAACAGCCGACAGGCGGCGCGCTCTACGATATTCCCAAGGGGACTTATCCTCAGATCGGCTACGACGAGATGCAGGATTTCTTTTCGCCGGACGGTGTAGCTAGAAACCCCATGATAGCTGGCCTTCCACTAGCAGTCGTCGTCAAGAAAGGCTCGGACAACGATATATGCGTTAGGAATGGAGGGGCGCAGGATGCCTGCTATCCAGGCGAGTATGAGCGAACAACCCAAGTGTCCGAGTCGAGCAAGAACTTCCAGCAAACCTTGATCTATAGCGGACGCATTGGTGACAAGATCAACATCGGCTACCGCGAGTTCAGCAATAACGCCGCGCGCCCCGCATTCAATAACGAAGTTGAGTACGACCTCAGCGAGTCGCGGCGGATTGGCTACAAGGGCGCGGTACTCGAGGTGATCGATGCGAACAATAGCAGCATCACCTACAGGTTAATCAAGAACTTCCCCGATTAAGTCTCTATGGTCCTTGATAGGTCCCCCCCAAAGAAGGCTCGCGCCCAGTGGCCGAGCCTTCTGCTTTGCTCCTTCAGCCCCTAGATGAAGGCTGAAGGCAAAGTAGCGCATGCCGGTATCGGAGGGTTCCCACTAATCCAGCGTTAGAGGCGCATCGTCGAGGCCCTCCACTATGTGCTCAACGAGACGAAAGTGGTCGACACCTTGCCCCCTTGCGCGTCTTCCATGCGAGCCTTGAGCGTGCCCGCGCTTGTCGAAGTCGAGGATAAACGAGGTGTAGATGATCCTCGCCATGCCTTGCTGCACGGCGGTCGTCAGAATTGCGAGGATCAGCTGAGCATCATGCCTGATGATCATCCCGTAGGTCGGACCATAGCTAGGCTCATCTACTCTCTAGGCACGCACCCCGAACGACGATGCCCCGGGCAAGCCGGGGCCTTGGCGTTTCAATGCGCTGTGCCACCGCCGGGCAGTCGCCCGGCGACAGCATCGCTGTCGTTCAGAGAGTAAAGGTCGGCAGCTTGCGCTCGACGCGGGCCAGCTTCAAGTGCGCCACCCGGGGCAGGCCGTTGTCGAAGGGCGGGAAATCTTCGCCTTGGATCAGCGGCGACAGATAGCGGCGGCAGGCCTCGGTGATGCCGAAACCGTCCTCGCGGATGAAGTCCTTGGGCATGAACTTCTCCTGGTTGGCGATCTCGCTCAGGGGTGCGGCCCCGATCTCCCAGGCATAGGGCGACTCGCTGACGCGGTCGATGGTTGGCATCATGGCGTTCTCGCCGGCCACCGCCAGCTCCACCGCCTTCTCGCCGACGGCATAGGCCTGGTCGACGTCGGTCTTGGAGGCCAGGTGGCGGGCGGCGCGCTGCAGGTAGTCGGCGACCGCCCAGTGGTACTTGTAGCCCAGGTCCTGCTTGACCATGCCGGCCAGTGTCGGCGCCACGCCGCCCAGCTGGCGGTGACCGAAGGCGTCGGTGTTGCCGGAGTCGGCCAGGAATGTGCCGTCCTCGTAGCGGGCGCCCTCGGACACCACGATCACGCAGTAGCCATAGTTCTTGACCGCCTCGTCGACCCGGGCCATCACCGCCTTTCGATCGAAGGCGACCTCGGGGAAGATCACCAGATGCGGCGGCTGGCCCTCGCCTTCGCCAGCCAGGGCGCCGGCCGCGGCGATCCAGCCGGCATGGCGGCCCATCACCTCGAGCACGAAGACCTTGGTCGAGGTGGCACACATGGAAGCGATGTCCAGCGAGGCCTCAAGGGTCGAGGTGGCAATGTACTTGGCCACGCTGCCGAAGCCCGGGGAGTTGTCGGTGATCGGCAGGTCGTTGTCGACGGTCTTGGGCACGTGAATGGCGGTCAGCGGGTAGCCCATCTTCTCGGACAGCTGGGAGACCTTGAGGCAGGTGTCGGCGCTGTCGCCGCCGCCGTTATAGAAGAAGTAACGGATGTCGTGCGCCTTGAAGACCTCGATCAAGCGTTCGTACTGGGCGCGATGGGTCTCGATGTCCTTGAGCTTGTAGCGGCAGGAGCCGAAGGCGCCGCCTGGGGTGTGGCGCAGCGCCGCGATGGTCTCGTCGGACTCCTGGGAGACGTCGATCAGATCCTCGGTCAGGGCGCCGATGATGCCGTTGTGGCCGGCGTAGACCTTGCCGATCTTGTCGTCGTGGCGACGGCACGCTTCGATCACGCCGCAGGCGCTGGCATTGATGACGGCGGTGACGCCACCGGACTGGGCATAGAAGGCGTTGTGCTGGGCCATGGGGCGGCTGAGCTCCTGGTAAGCGGGTCATCGAAAAGGGCGAAAAATCAGGGGCCATGTTAGCCCAAAGCGCGTCGACCTGCACCCGCCGACGATGCCGGTCGGCACCAGGATGGAGGCCGCGGGGGCGCCATGCTAGTCTGCCTGCCATCTCGGCAGGAGGCACTCGATGCACGTACATATTCTTGGAATCTGCGGCACCTTCATGGGCAGCCTGGCGCTGCTGGCTCGCGAGCTGGGCCATCGGGTCAGCGGGTCGGATGCCAATGTCTATCCGCCGATGAGCACCCAGCTCGAGGCCGCGGGGATCACCCTGCAGGACGGCTACGAGGGAGGCAATCTCGCGCCGCGCCCGGATCTGGTGATCATCGGCAACGCCCTGTCCCGGGGTAACCCGGAGGTCGAGGAAGTGCTCAAGGCACGCCTGCCCTATGTATCCGGTCCCCAGTGGCTCGCCGAGCATGTGTTGCCCGGGCGACGGGTGATCGCCGTGGCCGGCACTCACGGCAAGACCACCACGGCGAGCCTCACCGCCTGGCTGCTCGAGGCTGCGGGCCTCGCGCCCGGCTTCCTGATCGGCGGGGTGCCGCGCAACTTCGGCGTCTCGGCGCGCTTGGGGGCGCCTGATGCGCCCTTCGTGGTCGAGGCCGACGAGTACGACACCGCCTTCTTCGACAAGCGTTCCAAGTTCGTGCACTACCGTCCCGAGATCGCGGTGCTCAACAATCTCGAGTTCGACCACGCCGATATCTTCCCCGACCTCGCCGCCATCGAGCGTCAGTTCCACCACCTGGTGCGCACCGTGCCGGGCGACGGCGCGCTGCTGGTAGCCGACGGTGAGCCGGCCCTCGAGCGCGTGCTGGAGCAGGGAGCCTGGACGCCGATCAGTCGTTTCGGTGCCGCCGATGACAGCGACTGGCGACTCATCCTCGAGGCCCCCGATGCCAGCCGTTTCAGGGTGCAGCATGTCGATGAGAGGGGCGGCGAGGAAGCGACCGTGCACTGGGCGCTGAGCGGCGAGTACAACGCCCGCAACGCACTGGCCGCGCTGGCGGCCGCCCATGCTCTCGGCGTCGGTCTCGAGACGGGCGCGGCGGCGCTGTCGCGCTTCGAGAGCCCGAGGCGGCGCCAGGAGCTGCGCGGCGAGGTCGCCGGCATTCGAGTCATCGACGACTTCGCCCATCACCCCACCGCCATCTCAGCGACGCTTGACGGCCTGAAGGCTGGCGGCGACGGACGCCTGCTGGCGGTGATCGAACCGCGCTCCAACACCATGCGGCTGGGCACCCTGCGCGCGCGGCTGGCCGAGAGCGTGGCCGCGGCCGATGCGGTCTGGTGGTATCAGCCCGCGGGGCTCGACTGGTCGCTGGATGAGGTGGTCGCGACGAGTGCCTCACCGTCGCAGGTGATTGACGATATCGATGCGCTGGTGGCCGCGGTGGTCGCCGAGGCTTGCCCCGGCGATCGCATCGTGGCGATGTCCAATGGCGGCTTCGGCGGCATCCACGAGCGGCTGCTTGCCGCCCTGGAGGTGGCCCATGGCTGAGCCGCAGATGACAAAGACTGACGACTTCGCCTTCCCGGTCACGGTAGCGCTGACCGGTGCCTCCGGAGCCCAGTACGGCCTGCGCCTGATCGAGGCCCTGGTGGCGGCCAATCATGAAGTCTGGGTGATGATCTCCAAGGCCGCGCACCTGGTGATCGCCACCGAGACCGACATCAAGCTTCCGGCCCAGCCCGAACGCCTGGCCGAGGCGCTGGTTGCGCGCAGCGGGGCGGCGGCGGGGCAGATACGCTGCTTCGCCCGGGAAGACTGGATGGCGCCGGTGGCCTCGGGCTCCGGGGCGCCCAGCGCAATGGTGGTCTGTCCGTGCTCCACCGGCTCGCTGTCGGCGATCGCCTGTGGTGCCAGCAACAACTTGATCGAGCGGGCCGCGGACGTGGCCCTCAAGGAACGTCGCACCCTGGTGCTGGTGCCCAGGGAAACGCCGTTCTCGGCGATCCATCTCGAGCACATGCTGAGCCTGACCAGGATGGGGGCGGTGATTCTGCCGGCGGCGCCGGGCTTCTATCATCAGCCCGGTAGCATCGATGATCTGATCGACTTCATCGTCGCAAGGATTCTCAATCAGCTGGGCATCGAGCACCGGCTGATGCCCCGCTGGGGCGAGCCGACGGGACGCGACGACGGGGAGGCGCCATGATCATGCCGGTGGCGCTGTCGGTCTTCGTGCCGACCTTCTTCCTGGTCTCGCTGACGCCGGGCATGTGCATGACCCTGGCGATGGTGCTGGGCATGACACAGGGGGTGCGGCGAGCGCTGTGGATGATGGTCGGTGAGCTCACCGGTGTGGCCCTGGTGGCGGTGGCCGCCGGGGCCGGGGTGGCGACCCTGATGCTGGCTCAACCCGCGCTGTTCACCGCCTTCAAGTGGCTCGGCGGTGCCTATCTGGCGTATCTCGGCGTGATGATGTGGCGCGAGCGAGGACGCATGGCGATCCCCGAGCTCACAGGCGAGCAGGCAACCGTCGGGCGTCGGGCGCTGATGGTTCAGGGCTTCGTGACTGCAGTCGCCAATCCCAAGGGCTGGGCCTTCTTCGTGGCGCTGTTGCCGCCGTTTCTCGATGCCAGCCGGCCCTTGGTCGCGCAACTGGCGGTGCTGGTAGCGATGATCCTGGCCATCGAGTTCGTCTGCCTGCTGCTGTATGCCGCGGGTGGGCGCGGCGCCGGGCGCCTGCTCGGCAGTGCCGGCCGCGTGCGGTTGCTCAATCGTCTCGCCGGAACCCTGATGATGGGCGTCGGTGCCTGGCTGGCGCTGGGGTAGGAGGCCTCTGAGACATGCCTG
The genomic region above belongs to Halomonas sp. YLGW01 and contains:
- a CDS encoding DUF2333 family protein, with the translated sequence MPLFGSRRARPARPTDILERPDYGWIWKPLLGLFALYLVVTLALGGWWSLTPASFDVQRASAEQRGRLSSERPARNGNVESTGHAESVDTSGSADEAVASDEASTPPLDTSPAGRGAVIAATQMTLLDTLLDKSGGYLRNDMLPPGLWLDNMPAWELGVLRQARGLAHALVEKGAVEEGALMEARERLDGDSQDWLYPSTEHRLAKARDAYAGVLAGFNDQRLALPAEGDVPAYWLSRVARRLDELTYRLSASVADPEALRELEVDVDQLPGRTPWYRVDDIFFEARGQAWALEHLLAAMVADYGDVVAAADAEGLVERLSAELEQAQRRLWSPVVLNGTGFGVFANHSLMMAAYTQRAAQLVEALSGRLAGVSAPDAPSDPSAQQPTAAEAATQTETQTETQTETQTETQTETQTETQTETQTEPRPEARPEAQAPAAGEASSDGQAQVSVENEQGAEAVDATSDAAVSSTGESTDDSAGAESADHEAGAGEQAGADAAGADGATESAGQVSPSASAASSSGSAEASGSEPSAESTDDEVATQGEG
- the ppa gene encoding inorganic diphosphatase, with the protein product MSFDKIPAGKDLPNDVYVAIEIPANHAPIKYEIDKDLDALLVDRFMATPMFYPANYGYIPNTLADDGDALDALVVTPYPVQPGSVIRARPVGILNMTDEAGEDAKLVCVPHQKLTALYDDIQEVTDLPELLRQQIAHFFENYKDLEKGKWVKVESWDGADAARKAIEKAAAAYEKA
- a CDS encoding bifunctional protein-serine/threonine kinase/phosphatase — its product is MSVRIPESRLLALKGACALISDSSSRNAIAKQAGELSVRGFLADYISTPEHWDIKTSATRVLRALNGWCHSQSGHVSGGSYVCSLSAMIYRGREAHLFHMGDTLIFRLRGAEFEQLSRDHVTDLGGYRYPSRALGMDANLDIDYVTLPLKQGDIFLFTTQAVRGTLMPSDYVQLIRKDASDLDAACERLAATALERAQERGYGGEQFCFQLVRLDRLPEEVAEVPERLYGDLPVPPELSPGQRLDGLEVRDVLSRTAQSRVYRVLDPRSGREMVMKAPSPELSNRNAYLEHFLLQQWVVERVRSPFVARVVEPARPRTHLYYLMNLVEGERLSDWAQRHPRATLAQRLDIARQLAKAVQALHRRDLLHQQIHPDNILVDTHGQVVLADFSACRLREGDGHKQSRELARQLGLTEHSAPEYALDDDVGRRSDQYALASTIYWLLTGGLPYDVPPHQLRSHTDLERLSYRSASLQNPEVPQALDEALRRALDPQRALRFRRLSELLVALREPRREGELAKASTSAPGRFWPGVAGLLLALLVVSWLLR
- a CDS encoding 6-phosphofructokinase, yielding MAQHNAFYAQSGGVTAVINASACGVIEACRRHDDKIGKVYAGHNGIIGALTEDLIDVSQESDETIAALRHTPGGAFGSCRYKLKDIETHRAQYERLIEVFKAHDIRYFFYNGGGDSADTCLKVSQLSEKMGYPLTAIHVPKTVDNDLPITDNSPGFGSVAKYIATSTLEASLDIASMCATSTKVFVLEVMGRHAGWIAAAGALAGEGEGQPPHLVIFPEVAFDRKAVMARVDEAVKNYGYCVIVVSEGARYEDGTFLADSGNTDAFGHRQLGGVAPTLAGMVKQDLGYKYHWAVADYLQRAARHLASKTDVDQAYAVGEKAVELAVAGENAMMPTIDRVSESPYAWEIGAAPLSEIANQEKFMPKDFIREDGFGITEACRRYLSPLIQGEDFPPFDNGLPRVAHLKLARVERKLPTFTL
- the mpl gene encoding UDP-N-acetylmuramate:L-alanyl-gamma-D-glutamyl-meso-diaminopimelate ligase, yielding MHVHILGICGTFMGSLALLARELGHRVSGSDANVYPPMSTQLEAAGITLQDGYEGGNLAPRPDLVIIGNALSRGNPEVEEVLKARLPYVSGPQWLAEHVLPGRRVIAVAGTHGKTTTASLTAWLLEAAGLAPGFLIGGVPRNFGVSARLGAPDAPFVVEADEYDTAFFDKRSKFVHYRPEIAVLNNLEFDHADIFPDLAAIERQFHHLVRTVPGDGALLVADGEPALERVLEQGAWTPISRFGAADDSDWRLILEAPDASRFRVQHVDERGGEEATVHWALSGEYNARNALAALAAAHALGVGLETGAAALSRFESPRRRQELRGEVAGIRVIDDFAHHPTAISATLDGLKAGGDGRLLAVIEPRSNTMRLGTLRARLAESVAAADAVWWYQPAGLDWSLDEVVATSASPSQVIDDIDALVAAVVAEACPGDRIVAMSNGGFGGIHERLLAALEVAHG
- a CDS encoding flavin prenyltransferase UbiX — translated: MTKTDDFAFPVTVALTGASGAQYGLRLIEALVAANHEVWVMISKAAHLVIATETDIKLPAQPERLAEALVARSGAAAGQIRCFAREDWMAPVASGSGAPSAMVVCPCSTGSLSAIACGASNNLIERAADVALKERRTLVLVPRETPFSAIHLEHMLSLTRMGAVILPAAPGFYHQPGSIDDLIDFIVARILNQLGIEHRLMPRWGEPTGRDDGEAP
- a CDS encoding LysE family translocator, which produces MIMPVALSVFVPTFFLVSLTPGMCMTLAMVLGMTQGVRRALWMMVGELTGVALVAVAAGAGVATLMLAQPALFTAFKWLGGAYLAYLGVMMWRERGRMAIPELTGEQATVGRRALMVQGFVTAVANPKGWAFFVALLPPFLDASRPLVAQLAVLVAMILAIEFVCLLLYAAGGRGAGRLLGSAGRVRLLNRLAGTLMMGVGAWLALG